In one Hyphomicrobium sp. 99 genomic region, the following are encoded:
- the dapA gene encoding 4-hydroxy-tetrahydrodipicolinate synthase, with the protein MFKGSITALITPFRNGKVDEAAFTRFINWQISEGTHGLVPVGTTGESPTLDHDEHKRVIELAVEAAKKRVPVIAGTGSNSTDEAVELSQYAEKVGADAVLIVTPYYNKPSQEGLYQHFKAINDAINIPIVIYNIPSRSVVDMSVATMARCFELKNIVGVKDATANLARPSQTRAALGPEFCQLSGEDATALAFMAHGGAGCISVASNVAPRLCAEFQNACMAGDFKKALALQDRLMPLHEVLFIETNPAPVKYAVSRLGFGTSDMRLPMVPISEASRRAIDAVLLRLDLIDAKAAE; encoded by the coding sequence ATGTTCAAAGGTTCTATCACGGCACTCATCACGCCTTTTCGTAACGGGAAGGTGGACGAAGCTGCGTTCACGCGGTTCATCAATTGGCAGATCAGCGAAGGCACGCACGGTCTCGTGCCTGTCGGTACGACGGGAGAAAGCCCGACGCTCGATCACGATGAACATAAGCGCGTCATAGAACTCGCTGTCGAAGCTGCGAAGAAGCGCGTTCCCGTGATTGCCGGTACGGGCTCGAACTCGACGGATGAGGCTGTCGAGCTTTCGCAATATGCGGAAAAAGTCGGCGCGGACGCCGTGCTCATCGTCACGCCCTATTACAACAAGCCGAGCCAGGAAGGGCTTTATCAGCACTTCAAGGCGATTAATGACGCCATCAACATTCCGATTGTTATTTACAACATTCCGAGCCGTTCGGTTGTCGATATGTCGGTCGCGACCATGGCGCGGTGCTTCGAGCTGAAGAACATCGTCGGCGTCAAAGATGCGACCGCGAACCTAGCGCGGCCCTCGCAGACGCGCGCGGCACTCGGGCCGGAGTTCTGTCAGCTTTCGGGTGAAGATGCGACGGCGCTGGCGTTCATGGCGCACGGTGGCGCGGGCTGCATTTCCGTTGCATCGAACGTTGCGCCACGGCTTTGCGCCGAGTTCCAAAATGCGTGCATGGCCGGCGATTTCAAGAAGGCATTGGCACTTCAGGATCGGCTCATGCCGCTTCACGAAGTCCTCTTTATCGAAACCAATCCGGCGCCTGTTAAATATGCAGTGTCGCGTTTGGGCTTTGGGACGTCAGACATGCGTCTTCCCATGGTTCCCATATCGGAGGCGAGCCGCAGGGCAATTGACGCCGTTCTTCTCCGCCTGGATTTGATCGACGCAAAGGCCGCCGAGTGA